Proteins from one Rosa chinensis cultivar Old Blush chromosome 7, RchiOBHm-V2, whole genome shotgun sequence genomic window:
- the LOC112179296 gene encoding non-specific lipid-transfer protein 2, translating to MKASYVAIALCTVVVVMLATAEVSMAAVTCSPVELSSCASAISSNTPPSNLCCTKIKEQKPCLCQYLNNPNLKKFVNTPNARRVARTCGTPFPRCS from the coding sequence ATGAAGGCATCATATGTCGCAATTGCATTGTGCACTGTGGTTGTGGTGATGCTGGCCACAGCAGAGGTGTCCATGGCAGCTGTGACTTGCAGCCCAGTAGAGCTGAGCTCCTGTGCAAGTGCAATAAGCTCTAATACTCCACCATCAAATCTATGCTGCACCAAAATCAAGGAGCAGAAGCCTTGTCTCTGCCAGTACCTCAACAACCCCAACCTCAAGAAATTCGTTAACACCCCGAATGCTCGGAGAGTTGCTAGGACTTGTGGCACTCCCTTCCCCAGGTGCAGCTAG